The following are from one region of the bacterium genome:
- the pilM gene encoding type IV pilus assembly protein PilM — protein sequence MPEPYANLSLGLDIGSSYVKLVALSRRPDHWALRHVALSPLPEGSIVDGEVMDSGAVADSIEALFTQLGLDERRVISGISGRAVIVKPIRIPTADPDELAQSVSWVAEQYLPSLDDLNLDYHVISTGGDFTEVLLVAAKRERLEGHLMILRLAGLEALAIDVDSFALGNCFELAEPEASRGTVALVNVGASMTNVNVLSAGSPRFTRDISFGGYNYTEALARELSLSVADAERAKRGELPDADAAAVDAVVGETTLELVDEISRTLTHFVGTHPELVPDAVVLSGGSSVLPRIKGSFEDALAIPVRLLDPLARIDLGESGMDREDLATLAPHLAVGIGLAIRGDDPELDR from the coding sequence TTGCCGGAGCCCTACGCCAACCTGTCACTGGGTCTGGACATCGGTTCGAGCTACGTCAAGCTGGTGGCGCTTTCGCGGCGCCCCGACCACTGGGCCCTCCGGCACGTGGCGCTGTCGCCGCTGCCCGAAGGCTCCATCGTGGACGGCGAGGTGATGGACTCGGGGGCCGTGGCGGATTCCATCGAGGCGCTCTTCACCCAGCTCGGTCTCGACGAGCGGCGCGTCATCTCCGGCATCTCCGGCCGGGCGGTCATCGTAAAGCCCATCCGCATCCCCACCGCCGACCCCGACGAACTGGCCCAGTCGGTCTCCTGGGTGGCGGAGCAGTACCTGCCGTCCCTGGACGACTTGAACCTGGACTACCACGTGATTTCCACCGGCGGGGACTTCACCGAGGTGCTTCTGGTGGCGGCCAAACGGGAGCGGCTGGAGGGGCATCTGATGATCCTGCGCCTGGCGGGACTGGAGGCGCTGGCGATTGACGTGGACTCCTTCGCGCTGGGGAACTGCTTCGAGCTGGCCGAGCCGGAGGCCTCCCGGGGGACGGTGGCGCTGGTGAACGTGGGGGCGTCCATGACCAACGTGAACGTCCTGTCGGCGGGGTCGCCGCGCTTCACCCGGGACATCTCCTTCGGCGGCTACAACTACACCGAGGCGCTGGCGCGGGAGCTTTCCCTATCCGTGGCCGACGCCGAGAGGGCCAAGCGGGGTGAGCTGCCCGACGCCGACGCGGCCGCCGTGGACGCCGTCGTGGGCGAGACCACCCTGGAGCTGGTGGACGAAATCAGCCGGACGCTGACCCACTTCGTCGGCACGCATCCCGAGCTGGTGCCGGACGCCGTGGTCCTCTCCGGCGGCTCCAGCGTCCTGCCGCGGATAAAGGGGTCCTTCGAGGACGCGCTGGCCATCCCCGTGCGCCTCCTCGACCCCCTGGCCCGGATAGACCTTGGCGAATCGGGGATGGACCGCGAGGACCTGGCTACCCTGGCCCCGCACCTCGCCGTGGGAATCGGGCTGGCCATCCGGGGCGACG